The DNA segment attCCGATAATGGTTCTGATTCAGGGAATAACTTGCGAAACTCGGAGAACGATGAATTTAATGGCCCTCCTGGGACGTCTAGTTTAAGTATGGAATCAACGAGGGGTGAAAGTCTGACAATAGAACCTCACAACAGCAGTAATGATAGTAATGCTTTGAGAAAGAGTAATGGAACTAGTGAAATATTGCCAAAGGCTAAGGAAAGGTCAAGCAAGATTGCTAAACCGACTAAGGTTTCTGCTAAACCAGTGCAGAAACCTCTCAAAACTTGTATCAAAAGTAAAAACCCCAGTGAGAACCCGTCAAAGCCGAATCTTTGCAGCAGTAAGCAAGCGGACTCTCGTGCTGGTGGTAAAAAGTCAGGAGTAAAAGTTGATAATGAAGTTCAGCAGAGTGATAAGGAGTACAGGGATGTGATTGAAAGTACGTACAAGCATTTGATTGAAGAACTCGCAGAGGAACGGTCTCGCTGCTGGAAAGCTGagcaggctttaaaagaaatgaCCGCTTCTGTGAACCACGCCAGGGCAAGTTCACAAGAAATAAAGACACAGTACGAAAGATTGATTCAAGAAAACAACCACTTAAAAGAGTGTTTTGACAAAGAAAAAATGCATAACGTAAATCTGGAGCAAAAAATTAGCTCTATGGACCAAAAACTTGAGGATCTCCAGCAAAAACTAAATGCAGCAAAAGAAAACAGTGAAAGTCAGAAAGCTCTTTTATCAGAAGTTCAATCTGCTGCTATCGAAAGAGAAAACCatcatatgaaaatattaaatgaagagagaaaacgGTTTGAAAAGGAGCGCCAACTTTCAGCCGTTGCAACAAAGCACTCTGGTGACTTAAAGAGTTCTGTGACTTCTTTACAAAAACAAGTTACCGAACTGCAACAGTTGCTGGCATCTCGGGAACTTGAACACAAAGATGAACTGCGTGACAGGTTTAAATTAGGCAGTAAAGAGCTTCGCAGTGTGATCGAAAGGGAGTTGAAACATGTTAAATTGCAATATGAAGATCGCATGAAGCTTCAGGCTGAACGCACTGAAATGATGGAGAAGCATTATAAGAACGTAGAGAAGGAGTTGAATGATGCTTTGCAGCTTGAGTCAGGCCAAGTGAATCAACTTGAACTTGCTTGTGATTCAATTGTGAAAGAAAACGAGCTCAATAAACAGGCTTTAATTGCTGCTCAGATGAGGGACAAGAAAAAGAGTGAAACCCTTTCACAGTTGACAAATGTTGTTAAGAAACAAAAGGATCAGATTTCAGATCTCTTGAAATCGGAACAAGAAATGACTtccaaacacaaacaacaaatggAAGATGCTAATCAGCATCTGGCAGAGATGCAGAAGAGAGCAACTCAAAGTGACAAATTAAAGCACGACTGTTTGACATATCAAGCTCAGATTGAAGCGCAAGAGTCACTTATTGTGGGTTTGCGTGCTGAACGGAAGGTTTGGGAGAATGAACTTGCTCAACAAGGGACTTCTCTTGCTCAAGATCGTGGTCGGCTCGAAGTCAAGTTGGAATCTCTTGAAGTCGAAATTGAGTGTCTGAAGAAGCAGCTGAAATCTGAGGTAGATACAGTAAAAATAAAGACGAAAATCATCGATGACCAGGCTGAATCAATAAGATCCCTGAAAGCAGAGTTGCACCAGAAGGATGAATTAATAAAGGGTATCCGTGAAGATGCTTACAAGGCACAAAAAAAGATTGAAGATGAACTGATGCTTGAACAGGACGCCAGACAAGAAAGCCAGTTTACAATTGAAAAACTTGAAGATCGTAAAGCAGAACTGAAAGGCCAACTTGCCGAAGTGGTAAAAGACCTCGAAAGATCTCAGAATGCTCATTATTTGTTAAAAGAGCATTGGAAAGAAAAATCtgatttgattggtactttagaAACTCAGGTAAAGCAAGCGAAATCGATTTgggagaacaaagaaaaaaatttactggAGGCTTGTGAGAAAGCGAAAAGTGaactgaaaaaaaatgaagagaaaatgtcCAAAATGGACAGTTTGTTCCGACAACAGTTGGATGATAAGGAAAGTGCACACCAAAAAGCCCTGTCTCAGTTGGCCAAAGATCAGCAACTGGAATTAGACAATGCTCACCGAAGAATTCTAGATCTTGAAGATGAGATGAGGGAAATTTTGAAAGAGAGTAATAGTGTACAAGCCAAAATGTCCAAACTTGCTATTTTCTTTGGTAACATGGCACCGGAAATCAATAGATGATTTCAGAAATTTTCACACGTCTATATACAGATGGGTGATAAATGTATTAGGGTAGACCCAAGTAAACATCAACAAGTTGCCCTATTTTTGGTGTGGAAGTAAAAAGATATTTGATGCAGTATAATAATGTACCTCAAGTACTGCAGATTGGAATTGAATTGAATAGGAACACAGCTTCAATCTAAAGGATAAATTAACAAGAGATAAAAAATAGCAGCACAAAGTGAGGTATTGAACATTTAAGAAAAGAACAGAACTGAGATCCAATAAGCAAGATAACTAAGATGGCGAgctagcagagttgttagcatgtcaggcaaaatgcatagcaccTGCCTgcatattctgagatcaaattctgccaaggttgactttgcctttcaccctttcagggtcaatagaataagtacctatttctttattactcacaaggggctaaacatagaggtgacaaacaaggacagacacaggtattaagtcgattagatcgaccccagtgcgtaactggtacttaatttatcgaccccgaaaggatgaaaggcaaagtcgacctcgggggaatttgaactcagaacgtaatggcagatgaaatacctattctttactacccacaaggggctaaacacagaggagacaaacaaggacagacataggtattaagtcaattacatcgaccccggtgtgtaactggtacttaatttatcgaccccaaaaggatgaaaagcaaagtcgacctcggcggaatttgaacttgaacatagcagcagacgaaataccgctaagcatttcgcccggagggctaacgtttctgccagctcaccgctcccagttcagcactggggccaatgtaactgacttagccccttcccccaaaactgccaaaatttgaaaccaataagctAAATAACTGATTTGATTTAACTGTGAGTAACAtaacagattattctgtcaagtataatgcttatttattcacattgttttaaactggattatgtattatctcatactttttagatttcaaagatgtgataatttatttttgagaatgacattgcagggtagttgtgagaggccagatatggccattctgaagatgaaacaatatttgagcctaatacatatatatagaaatactgccaaatcagactggagcctggtgcagcctccatggcttaccagaccccagtcgaaccgtccaacccatgctagcatggaaaacggacgttaaatgatgatgatgataatatatatatatgtatgtatatgtatatatatatgtgtgtatacatgtattatatatagtgagaaatgtaatgtatatatttttataaattaaattctGAAATTTGTAAATCATTAAtgaactgttttatatatatacagacacacacacacacacacacactcactctctctctctctcttctcactcacacacacacacacacacatatacacacagagcaaTGAGTATTTGGTCTGTCATCTTTATAACTTTCACTACAGTACTGGTTATCTCTGGCTGTCttcagttttttctttctctgccatAGATATCTAGTGGCCTCGGTTGGCCGTGCTTGAAAAGACATCTTCAATGAAACCAAACAAATGACCCAGCCTATGTTTATTGCTATGATTTAATCAATGAAGAAAGGGCTACACTCTTGCTCTTTTAACAGGGACTTCTGAGATTAGCTAGATGAAGGCAtgaagtcttcttcttcttcttcaaatcaaGACTCATGCCATTagacacaaagaataatctctaattcaagcctactctaagctattaagaatgcgtgtggtaacttgaagatccacccaccacacgcaatagactgactgtctgggaatcgaaactgcattcttacgaccacgagtctgctgccctaaccactgggccattgcacctccaggtAAGAAGTTATCCTCAGACCAGAGACCGTGGTTCAAAGTCACTTTGTGGAGCCAGGTGGTGGGTGTTATACTAGCCAATGGATCAGTCTGGCTTTGTGCATGGATTTAGCTATAATCCCAAGGTCATGCATTCCAGGTATATCATACTTCAGTCTGATATGACTCATAAGGCTGGTTacccagtttctgtggtgtatatattgcccctggatgggatgccaatctgttgcagggttactcacttttgccagcagagtggactggtggaatgtgaaatcaagtgttttgctcaagaacacaacatcattacccagtccaggaattgaaatcataatcttatgatcacgaatccaacaccctaaccaccaagccacacgTCTCCTCCACAAAAGAaagggacacattggataatgtattcaTAGATATTCTTCGACAAGGTAGAACTACCATAACTGGAATGCTATTGGTTATGAGTTTGTCTGATCGGGATTATCCTGGgcctaaaaacaacaacaacaataacaataacaacaccaccaccaccaacaacaacagtaatctTTCATTTCTCCAGAAAtgacaaaatatgtaccagttatttACTGGAGTTGTGCTTGGTCGAagaaatctttatttttctttactgatGAACCCATCTTGGctatttatatgaaataaaaattatatatttttaaaatttcttgcttcttgtttatatttatgtttcatatatatgtatgtgtcttataTACTATCTGATACCATGTATTTGGTATTTGTGTTATATAGTATTTATACCATATCCCACCTAATATAttttgtactgtatatatatgtatgtatgtatgtatgcatgtatgtatgtatgtatgtatgtatatatatatatatatatatatgaccgtcttcattcagtttccatctcaaacgcaggataatgccaataatatagcctgaacaggataaactacccctattttgcaggaAAAAGTGTTAGCGGCCAGCTGTGGCCGCCAACAgacaaaatttataatatatatacatatatatatatgtatgtatgtgtatatatatatgtatgtatatatatatgtttgtccaggataggactacacagccactgcaggaaatgtatcaggacatgaaatgtaaaagccggactggactattttatgcgcaactccattgtctcccgagacaaaaaggatgccaacaacaatatatatatatatatatatatatatatatgtgtgtgtgtatatatatattacacccctcacattcacacccacacattaACCATAACAACCCTTATCAACATTCCTCAACTGATCTTTTATGACCTCTTGtgatctatatatgtgcgtgtctgtgtgtgtaatcctgcctgtatgtatgcatatgtatatctatatgtgcgtgtatatatatatatatatatatatatatacatgcgtgcgcacacacgtaGTTTGCTTAAAACATTGTGATGCCGGAGTAAAATAAAGAAGACGGAGTGGGGTGGCTTCTAGATTGCGAATAGGGAGATTTAAGCATTAATCCAtccgttcgtccgtccgtccgtacataaatacatacatttgtaaatatatatctacatctgtctgtttgtctatcaatctatatatgatAAATTTCTATCATACTTCTCGTCCTTCCCCACAACATAATCCCATCCGACTGAACACCTCACACAAAATCTTCCATACAAATACAGCAAAGACCAATTTTATGTATCACCATCTTACTGCAACCGAGTTTCAAAATGCCGGCATCTACAATAAATACGTctgtttttttgtctctcttcatCGCCATCTATTTCCCACATTCTTTCCTACAAACACTCCTCTATATTTCATTATCATATATTCCACGGGTCGATAACACAAAAAGCTCAAGGGTAAATAAATAGCTTAGCAGTAAAAATTATCTACAATTAGGTGTAGTTTGTTCAGTAGCAGATTTGATCCGAGATCGTTTGTAAAAAAAATGGATCTATTGTATCGTGTTTGTATTAGTCAcatgatacacataaatatatccagttttgttttattttgttatagtaatgccttcacagtgtttaccgttcgacaaaattaaattagaaaactggacaaaacagagaatagaactgaaaaagtaaaaaataaaaaataaaaataaagagagaaagaaaaatgagaaaaaagaaaaaaacccaaaacaattcACCACCTTCGGTTGAAAAGTTTGGGACACTGGGaaacctttcttatttctttactgtccacaaggggctacacacagaggagacaaacaaggacagacaaaaggattaagtcgattatatcgaccccgaaaggatgaaaggcaaagtcgacctcggcggaatttgaactcagaacgtaacgccagacgaaataccgctaagcctttcgcccggggtgctaacgtttctgccagctcgccgctaggAAACCTTTCTGATGGCTATTGAGGCACGCTTGCAGCGTTGCTGCGGGTGATGGCTGAACAGCTAAGCGCCCTCACGAACTGGAACAGCCAAACGCCCTCACGAGCCTCACCAGTTACCTCTGCGAGGCGAGTTGCCAGTGAAGACAGGAATCTCACAGTTCGTGGTCCGTCTCCACCAAACGTCTCGAATGCCCACAGGATGGAAAATGTAGTTGGCCAACAGATCGCGgtatttcaggattttgttcCGTTCGACCGCAGAAGCTGTGGATCTCGTCCTGACCGCAGCATTCAGGACGTGAGAAGACGCAAAGGAGTCGCTAACTGTGACATCTCAGACAAGGCATCTGCATTGCGACCAGGGGCACAGGGTGAGGCCGCTAGGTCTCTTTCCATCACATCTGAACAATCCAGATGGTTCTAAAATATTTACCCGGGCCAGGCTCCTCTTGAGTACCAGGTTCAACTCTGTATGACGCGCGAAGCGACCAGCATTCAGGCGGCAAGAAAGGTCATGGGTGCCTGCGGAGTCGAGGAGCCTGTCACAACGACAGATCAAACCAGTGCATACGTCAGCTCCAACTCTGAGGTCAATGGAGACACAAAGTTCGTCCAAGCTGAGTAGGCCACCAACATTAGCCACAGggatggcatcaatccagtcacCTGAGTATTTGGCACTAGCAGACTGTAAGCGGCACCTTGAAAACTGGTCCAACTGGATGAAGAGGGAGTCGAAGGTGGCCTTCAAAATTATTTTGTTCCATGCTCTCTGACTCCGACAGTTCTCCACCTTCTCAGGAGCAGACAAGCCCAATTCCCTCCAGTATTAGAGAGTTTCATCCAACTCCCTGTTGGAACTGGTTCATGTTGGAGAGGAGAGGATGTTGCTTACCAGGGTGGAGGAAAGGAAGCAGAGGAGAGAGTGGGACGAACACTTACGAAGACCAAGACTTCCAAATCGCTTGGTCAATGCAGCCTGGTCGCAGGACGTTGGAGAGAGTCTGACATTGACTAAGCATTCGAGTCTCTCAAAGATTAGGTTGTCGAGGCGTTGGAGGCACGATAGGAATCGGTAAGATGAGCTGACTCTGAGTAAATACAGAAGCTTAGGGATCGAGAGGTAATTCCTAAGTATGAAAAAACCTTGATGGGGTCCGATAACTTCAATATTCTTCAGCATTTGCTCATGGGCAGCCACCTTCGACTGTGTGATGGACTCAAAGGCAAAGGTCAGTGATTGGGGCTCCCAGAGACCACCAAACCGATGGGGGAGGAACTGCAATGGAAGGGAAGGACTCTGCAAAAAGGTCAATTGTTGGTTGATGTTGAGAAACCGGTAGGGTGAGGATCCAGAGCTCACATTTGGAGCTCCCCACCCATCATATTTACAATGACGAAAACCCTTGTCAAAGTGTTTCGTTGAGCCTTCGCAAACTGGTGTCTACAGACCATACGTATTTTTATGGAATCTGTTGCAGGATATTTTGTTGGACAGATCTTACAGGATGCGGAGAGTAATTTTACGCTTTGCAGCTCAAAACAACaacaccccacacacacgcacatacacaacacgcgcgcgcgcacacacacacacacacatatatatatatatatattatatatatatataattatatata comes from the Octopus sinensis linkage group LG11, ASM634580v1, whole genome shotgun sequence genome and includes:
- the LOC115217419 gene encoding leucine-rich repeat and coiled-coil domain-containing protein 1-like; translation: MLPWPAKEVSLICRGLSESSELPLLDSTEVVNLHGNDFTVISTQLSNLLYLRELDLSSNRISSMKALSNLRMLRILNLSCNFIRKVEGMASLSSLLILNLSHNQIEDVSGFKEVSGSDYSLSVVSLYDNRIANLSHLVTSLRDCSNIRCLTLEQDDLTNPVCSQIDYRQRLLSRLTQILVLDNVSRSGEILRIGDIPGIALRNPGSSVDFPVSVGPSSYDSFKSQSGRFDSKTPRSSMDSQSLCEIKTPQIDLVMEKYKYKYYSDNGSDSGNNLRNSENDEFNGPPGTSSLSMESTRGESLTIEPHNSSNDSNALRKSNGTSEILPKAKERSSKIAKPTKVSAKPVQKPLKTCIKSKNPSENPSKPNLCSSKQADSRAGGKKSGVKVDNEVQQSDKEYRDVIESTYKHLIEELAEERSRCWKAEQALKEMTASVNHARASSQEIKTQYERLIQENNHLKECFDKEKMHNVNLEQKISSMDQKLEDLQQKLNAAKENSESQKALLSEVQSAAIERENHHMKILNEERKRFEKERQLSAVATKHSGDLKSSVTSLQKQVTELQQLLASRELEHKDELRDRFKLGSKELRSVIERELKHVKLQYEDRMKLQAERTEMMEKHYKNVEKELNDALQLESGQVNQLELACDSIVKENELNKQALIAAQMRDKKKSETLSQLTNVVKKQKDQISDLLKSEQEMTSKHKQQMEDANQHLAEMQKRATQSDKLKHDCLTYQAQIEAQESLIVGLRAERKVWENELAQQGTSLAQDRGRLEVKLESLEVEIECLKKQLKSEVDTVKIKTKIIDDQAESIRSLKAELHQKDELIKGIREDAYKAQKKIEDELMLEQDARQESQFTIEKLEDRKAELKGQLAEVVKDLERSQNAHYLLKEHWKEKSDLIGTLETQVKQAKSIWENKEKNLLEACEKAKSELKKNEEKMSKMDSLFRQQLDDKESAHQKALSQLAKDQQLELDNAHRRILDLEDEMREILKESNSVQAKMSKLAIFFGNMAPEINR